From a single Oreochromis niloticus isolate F11D_XX linkage group LG4, O_niloticus_UMD_NMBU, whole genome shotgun sequence genomic region:
- the LOC100702705 gene encoding pentraxin fusion protein, with protein MSPAVTLFLIVVSTAVAGSVTIKTLVFPTATSTSYVEMIPQRPMNLTAFTLCMRVATELSGKREIILFAYRTGSYDELNVWREVDGRLSFYLAGDGVLFKVPDLGALITHLCVTWDSTSGLAALFLDGKRSLSKIYKKDHTVSPGGRVILGQDADSFLGSFDKKQSFVGEICDVNMWDTVLPDSAIICMFAGKREPRGNVFDWDSGELEINGDVEVATREL; from the exons ATGAGTCCAGCGGTCACCCTTTTTCTCATCGTCGTCTCCACAGCAGTGGCCG GGAGTGTTACCATTAAGACCCTGGTTTTCCCCACTGCAACGAGCACCAGTTATGTTGAGATGATCCCTCAAAGGCCGATGAACCTGACTGCGTTCACTCTGTGCATGCGAGTCGCCACGGAGCTCAGCGGCAAACGAGAGATCATCCTCTTTGCATACCGGACTGGAAGCTACGATGAGCTGAATGTGTGGCGTGAAGTGGATGGAAG acTGTCCTTTTACCTGGCTGGGGATGGTGTTTTATTTAAAGTCCCTGACCTCGGAGCCCTGATTACCCACCTGTGTGTCACCTGGGATTCCACTTCAGGTTTAGCTGCCCTCTTCCTGGATGGAAAGAGGAGCTTATCCAAAATCTACAAGAAGGATCACACTGTCAGCCCAGGAGGCAGGGTTATCCTGGGACAAGATGCGGATTCTTTCCTGGGTTCTTTTGATAAGAAGCAGAGTTTTGTTGGTGAGATCTGTGATGTGAACATGTGGGACACTGTTCTACCAGATAGTGCAATCATATGCATGTTTGCAGGGAAGAGAGAACCAAGAGGAAATGTTTTTGACTGGGACAGCGGAGAGCTGGAAATAAACGGAGATGTAGAGGTCGCCACTCGTGAGCTGTAG